The Citrifermentans bemidjiense Bem genome window below encodes:
- a CDS encoding rod shape-determining protein has translation MIKIFDALFGMFSNDLAIDLGTANTLVYLKGKGIVVREPSVVAVQKMQNGQQKVLAVGMEAKKMLGRTPGTITAIRPMKDGVIADFDITEEMLRYFIHKVHNRKTLVRPRIVICVPSGITQVEKRAVKESAESAGAREVYLIEEPMAAAIGAGLPITEASGNMIVDIGGGTTEVAVISLAGIVYTKSVRVGGDKMDEAIVQYIKRKYNLLIGDRMAELIKIEIGEAYPGTQLLHMEVKGRDLVSGIPKTTEIDSNEIREALSEPVTAIVDAVRNCLERTPPELAADLVDKGIVLAGGGALLRNLDVLLREETGLPVVTAEDPLSCVVLGSGKVLDELALLRNVAVSS, from the coding sequence ATGATCAAGATTTTCGATGCCCTCTTTGGCATGTTTTCTAATGATCTGGCCATAGATCTTGGCACGGCCAACACCCTCGTCTACCTAAAAGGGAAGGGGATAGTGGTGCGTGAGCCGTCGGTGGTCGCGGTACAGAAGATGCAAAACGGCCAGCAGAAGGTGCTCGCGGTCGGTATGGAGGCCAAGAAGATGCTGGGCCGTACCCCCGGGACCATTACCGCCATCCGTCCCATGAAGGATGGGGTCATCGCCGACTTCGACATCACCGAGGAGATGCTGCGCTACTTCATCCACAAGGTGCACAACAGGAAGACCCTGGTCCGCCCGAGGATCGTCATCTGCGTCCCCTCCGGGATCACCCAGGTGGAAAAACGCGCCGTCAAGGAAAGCGCCGAATCCGCTGGGGCCCGCGAGGTTTACCTGATCGAGGAGCCGATGGCGGCCGCAATCGGGGCGGGGCTTCCCATCACCGAGGCATCCGGCAACATGATCGTCGACATCGGGGGCGGCACCACCGAGGTCGCAGTGATCTCCCTGGCCGGCATCGTGTACACGAAGAGCGTGCGCGTCGGCGGCGACAAGATGGACGAGGCGATCGTGCAGTACATCAAGCGCAAGTACAACCTGCTGATCGGCGACCGCATGGCCGAGCTCATCAAGATAGAGATCGGCGAGGCATACCCCGGCACCCAGCTTTTGCACATGGAAGTGAAGGGGCGCGATCTGGTCTCCGGCATTCCCAAGACCACCGAGATCGACTCCAACGAGATCCGCGAGGCGCTCAGCGAGCCGGTGACCGCCATCGTGGACGCGGTGCGCAACTGCCTGGAGCGTACCCCGCCCGAGCTTGCTGCGGACCTCGTGGACAAGGGTATCGTGCTGGCCGGCGGCGGCGCGCTCTTGCGCAACCTCGACGTGCTGCTGCGCGAGGAAACCGGCCTTCCGGTGGTTACCGCCGAAGACCCGCTTTCCTGCGTCGTGCTCGGCTCCGGCAAGGTCCTCGACGAGCTGGCGCTGCTTCGCAACGTCGCAGTCAGCTCCTAG
- a CDS encoding peptidylprolyl isomerase, translating to MLGIMRKYKQSILIKIVFVVIVLSFIGTIFLVWGRGGDKSANGPAGYAAMVDGTKISMDDFQKNYYRTRNLYEQIYGRSLTPEMEKQMGLKKATISSMIDNVLTLKEAKKMGIKVDKDEVAAEIAKIPSFQNNGAFDFTLYQNTLKANRVTPKEFEETQEQDLLVQKARNKVKEKATVTDADLMQEFKKQNDKVNLQYVSFSPADVKGSIKLTDAELNVYLQDHQAQFKTPEQVSIAYTLVSPAALAAKVSVTPEEAQNYYQKNIDRYQGKGGILPFAEVKDQATADAQKAKAAKEAYEKAAETAKKFRAQGNLDAAAQALGGKVEKTPLFTAQAPAAAIAGETELVARAFALKQNELGGPVETAKGIYLLKVLDKKPSVVPPLAQVRAQVERKLLEVKGAEVAKKKAEEALQQLSKAGAATKETGNFGYSPAGAIPTVGTSPELMEAAFALTPANPVAKQPVKVGERWYAVKLKNRVEAPTTDFAKASATIKQTLLPKKQQEELDKWLKGLRDKAKIDINPSIKD from the coding sequence ATGCTAGGCATAATGAGGAAGTACAAGCAATCGATACTCATAAAGATTGTATTCGTCGTGATAGTACTCTCTTTCATAGGGACCATCTTCCTCGTCTGGGGCAGGGGCGGAGACAAATCCGCTAACGGTCCTGCTGGATATGCCGCAATGGTTGACGGCACCAAGATCTCGATGGATGATTTCCAGAAGAACTACTACCGCACCAGGAACCTGTACGAGCAGATCTACGGCCGCTCGCTGACCCCGGAGATGGAAAAGCAGATGGGGCTCAAAAAGGCGACCATAAGCAGCATGATTGACAACGTCCTCACCCTCAAAGAAGCCAAGAAGATGGGCATCAAGGTGGATAAGGACGAGGTGGCCGCGGAGATCGCCAAGATCCCCTCCTTCCAGAACAACGGCGCTTTCGACTTCACCCTGTACCAGAACACCCTCAAGGCCAATCGGGTCACCCCGAAGGAGTTCGAGGAAACCCAGGAACAGGACCTCCTGGTGCAAAAGGCGCGCAACAAGGTAAAGGAGAAGGCGACTGTCACCGACGCGGACCTGATGCAGGAGTTCAAGAAGCAAAACGACAAGGTCAACCTTCAGTACGTCTCCTTCTCCCCCGCCGACGTGAAGGGAAGCATCAAGCTGACCGACGCCGAGCTGAACGTCTACCTCCAGGACCACCAGGCGCAGTTCAAGACGCCGGAGCAGGTATCGATCGCCTACACGCTGGTGAGCCCGGCAGCCCTTGCCGCCAAGGTGAGCGTCACCCCCGAAGAAGCTCAGAACTATTACCAGAAGAACATCGACCGCTACCAGGGCAAAGGGGGCATCCTCCCGTTCGCCGAGGTCAAGGATCAGGCGACCGCCGACGCGCAGAAAGCCAAGGCCGCCAAGGAAGCCTACGAGAAGGCGGCCGAGACGGCCAAGAAGTTCCGCGCCCAGGGCAACCTCGATGCCGCCGCCCAAGCGCTTGGCGGCAAGGTCGAGAAGACCCCGCTCTTTACCGCGCAGGCGCCTGCCGCTGCCATCGCAGGGGAGACCGAGCTCGTCGCCCGCGCCTTCGCGCTGAAGCAGAACGAGCTGGGGGGACCGGTGGAGACCGCCAAGGGGATCTACCTGCTGAAGGTTCTCGACAAGAAGCCGTCCGTCGTGCCGCCGCTGGCGCAGGTAAGGGCGCAGGTCGAGCGGAAGCTTTTGGAAGTGAAAGGGGCCGAGGTAGCCAAGAAGAAGGCTGAAGAAGCGCTGCAGCAGCTCTCCAAAGCGGGCGCGGCCACCAAGGAGACCGGCAACTTCGGCTACTCCCCGGCCGGCGCCATCCCCACCGTCGGAACCTCCCCCGAGCTGATGGAAGCCGCTTTCGCGCTTACCCCTGCCAACCCGGTCGCCAAGCAGCCGGTCAAGGTGGGCGAACGCTGGTACGCGGTGAAACTGAAGAACAGGGTGGAAGCGCCCACCACAGACTTCGCCAAGGCCTCCGCAACCATCAAGCAGACCCTGCTCCCCAAAAAGCAGCAGGAAGAGCTGGACAAGTGGTTGAAAGGGCTCAGGGATAAGGCTAAAATCGACATCAACCCGTCGATCAAGGACTAA
- a CDS encoding phosphoribosylaminoimidazolesuccinocarboxamide synthase: protein MTTPVLNTDFPGLKLAARGKVRDIYDLGETLLIVTTDRISAFDVIMNEGIPHKGYVLTQISAYWFRQMEDIIKNHIISTDVTDFPKECQPYADVLAGRSMWVKKAKPLAAECIVRGYISGSGWKDYQKTGAICGIKLPEGLKESDRLPQPIFTPSTKAELGTHDENISFEEMCRICGTEISTKVRDVTLAIYEKARDLADQKGIIIADTKFEYGIYDGELIIIDECMTPDSSRFWPKESYKPGGPQPSFDKQFLRDYLETLDWGKTAPAPPLPEEIVRKTGEKYMEALVKLTGKGI from the coding sequence ATGACTACACCGGTACTCAACACTGATTTCCCCGGTCTGAAGCTCGCCGCCCGCGGCAAGGTGCGCGACATCTACGACCTGGGAGAGACGCTGCTCATCGTCACCACCGACAGGATCTCTGCTTTCGACGTGATCATGAACGAGGGCATCCCGCACAAGGGGTACGTGCTGACCCAGATCTCCGCCTACTGGTTCCGTCAAATGGAAGACATCATCAAGAACCACATCATCTCCACCGATGTCACCGACTTCCCGAAAGAGTGCCAGCCGTACGCCGACGTCCTGGCCGGGCGCTCCATGTGGGTGAAAAAGGCTAAGCCTTTGGCGGCCGAGTGCATCGTGCGCGGCTACATCTCCGGCTCCGGCTGGAAGGACTACCAAAAGACCGGCGCCATCTGCGGCATCAAGCTTCCGGAAGGGCTCAAGGAATCCGACCGCCTCCCCCAGCCGATCTTCACCCCTTCCACTAAGGCGGAGCTGGGAACCCACGACGAGAACATCTCTTTCGAGGAGATGTGCCGGATCTGCGGCACCGAGATCTCCACCAAGGTGCGCGACGTAACCCTCGCCATCTACGAGAAGGCCCGCGACTTGGCCGACCAGAAAGGGATCATCATCGCCGACACCAAGTTCGAGTACGGCATCTACGACGGCGAGCTGATCATCATCGACGAGTGCATGACACCTGACTCCAGCCGTTTCTGGCCCAAGGAGAGCTACAAGCCGGGCGGCCCGCAGCCCTCCTTCGACAAGCAGTTCCTGCGTGACTACCTGGAGACGCTCGACTGGGGCAAGACGGCGCCGGCGCCGCCGCTTCCCGAAGAGATCGTCAGGAAGACCGGCGAGAAGTACATGGAAGCGCTGGTGAAGCTGACCGGCAAAGGGATCTAG